The following coding sequences lie in one Eschrichtius robustus isolate mEscRob2 chromosome 10, mEscRob2.pri, whole genome shotgun sequence genomic window:
- the TOR1B gene encoding torsin-1B isoform X1, whose product MHPSGLLWVAAALRLLLAAHVAAAFEPISLGIAIGAASALTGYLSYTDLYCRFAECCREEQPLNASALKLNLEEKLFGQHLATEVILKALTGFRNNKNPKKPLTLSLHGWAGTGKNFVSQIAAENLHPKGLKSDFVHLFVSTLHFPHEQHIKLYQDQLQRWIRGNVSACASSVFIFDEMDKLHPGVIDAIKPFLDYYEQIDGVSYRKAIFIFLSNAGGDLITKTALDFWRAGRKREDIQLKDLEPVLSVGVFNNKHSGLWHSGLIDRNLIDYFIPFLPLEYSHVKMCVRAEMKARGSAIDEDVVTRVAEEMTFFPKDEKIYSDKGCKTVQSRLDFH is encoded by the exons ATGCATCCGTCTGGGCTGCTCTGGGTCGCGGCGGCGCTGCGGCTGCTGCTGGCGGCCCACGTGGCGGCGGCGTTCGAGCCTATCAGCTTGGGCATCGCCATCGGGGCCGCGTCGGCCCTCACCGGCTACCTGTCGTACACGGACCTGTACTGCCGCTTCGCCGAGTGCTGCCGAGAAGAGCAGCCGCTCAACGCGTCGG CCCTCAAGCTGAATTTGGAGGAGAAGCTCTTTGGGCAGCATCTGGCCACAGAGGTGATTCTCAAGGCGCTGACCGGCTTCAGGAACAACAAAAATCCCAAGAAACCACTGACTCTTTCCTTACACGGCTGGGCTGGCACGGGCAAGAATTTTGTCAGCCAAATTGCGGCTGAAAATCTTCACCCAAAAGGTCTCAAGAGCGACTTTGTCCACCTGTTTGTGTCGACCCTGCACTTCCCTCACGAGCAGCACATAAAACTGTACCAG GACCAGTTACAGAGGTGGATTCGGGGTAACGTGAGTGCATGTGCGAGCTCCGTGTTCATATTTGACGAGATGGATAAATTGCACCCGGGGGTCATTGATGCAATCAAGCCGTTCCTAGATTACTACGAGCAGATTGACGGCGTGTCTTACCGGAAGGCCATCTTCATCTTTCTCAG CAATGCAGGCGGGGACCTCATAACTAAGACGGCCCTTGACTTTTGGCGGgcagggagaaagagggaagacATCCAGCTGAAGGACCTGGAGCCGGTGCTGTCTGTTGGAGTCTTCAATAACAAACACA GTGGCCTGTGGCACAGCGGACTGATAGACAGAAACCTCATCGACTACTTCATCCCCTTCCTGCCCCTGGAGTACAGCCACGTGAAGATGTGCGTGCGGGCAGAGATGAAGGCCCGCGGTTCTGCCATCGACGAAGATGTCGTCACCAGAGTGGCAGAGGAAATGACGTTTTTCCCTAAAGACGAGAAAATCTACTCAGACAAGGGCTGCAAGACTGTGCAGTCACGGCTGGATTTTCACTGA
- the TOR1B gene encoding torsin-1B isoform X2 — translation MHPSGLLWVAAALRLLLAAHVAAAFEPISLGIAIGAASALTGYLSYTDLYCRFAECCREEQPLNASALKLNLEEKLFGQHLATEVILKALTGFRNNKNPKKPLTLSLHGWAGTGKNFVSQIAAENLHPKGLKSDFVHLFVSTLHFPHEQHIKLYQDQLQRWIRGNVSACASSVFIFDEMDKLHPGVIDAIKPFLDYYEQIDGVSYRKAIFIFLSNAGGDLITKTALDFWRAGRKREDIQLKDLEPVLSVGVFNNKHSECPWWPVAQRTDRQKPHRLLHPLPAPGVQPREDVRAGRDEGPRFCHRRRCRHQSGRGNDVFP, via the exons ATGCATCCGTCTGGGCTGCTCTGGGTCGCGGCGGCGCTGCGGCTGCTGCTGGCGGCCCACGTGGCGGCGGCGTTCGAGCCTATCAGCTTGGGCATCGCCATCGGGGCCGCGTCGGCCCTCACCGGCTACCTGTCGTACACGGACCTGTACTGCCGCTTCGCCGAGTGCTGCCGAGAAGAGCAGCCGCTCAACGCGTCGG CCCTCAAGCTGAATTTGGAGGAGAAGCTCTTTGGGCAGCATCTGGCCACAGAGGTGATTCTCAAGGCGCTGACCGGCTTCAGGAACAACAAAAATCCCAAGAAACCACTGACTCTTTCCTTACACGGCTGGGCTGGCACGGGCAAGAATTTTGTCAGCCAAATTGCGGCTGAAAATCTTCACCCAAAAGGTCTCAAGAGCGACTTTGTCCACCTGTTTGTGTCGACCCTGCACTTCCCTCACGAGCAGCACATAAAACTGTACCAG GACCAGTTACAGAGGTGGATTCGGGGTAACGTGAGTGCATGTGCGAGCTCCGTGTTCATATTTGACGAGATGGATAAATTGCACCCGGGGGTCATTGATGCAATCAAGCCGTTCCTAGATTACTACGAGCAGATTGACGGCGTGTCTTACCGGAAGGCCATCTTCATCTTTCTCAG CAATGCAGGCGGGGACCTCATAACTAAGACGGCCCTTGACTTTTGGCGGgcagggagaaagagggaagacATCCAGCTGAAGGACCTGGAGCCGGTGCTGTCTGTTGGAGTCTTCAATAACAAACACAGTGAGTGCCCCTG GTGGCCTGTGGCACAGCGGACTGATAGACAGAAACCTCATCGACTACTTCATCCCCTTCCTGCCCCTGGAGTACAGCCACGTGAAGATGTGCGTGCGGGCAGAGATGAAGGCCCGCGGTTCTGCCATCGACGAAGATGTCGTCACCAGAGTGGCAGAGGAAATGACGTTTTTCCCTAA